Within Syntrophorhabdaceae bacterium, the genomic segment TCCAGGACAACGATATGGCAAAAGGGTACATCGGATTTTTCCTGAAGGGTAAAAGACTAAAAGGGGGTTTTGTGCTGACACGGCTGAAGGGTAAAGAAAAGGAGTGGCTTCTGATCAAGAAGAAGGATGGATTTGCGGCCTCTTCTTTTGCTATGAAGCCTGAACTCACGGATGCAATGTTGAAGGTGCTGAAGGAGAAAGTACCTCCCTGTAATATGGATGAGGGTTGATCTATTCATGGTACACCCGCAAGCGTGTACCCCGGCCACCCCTTCTCGCCCAAGAATAGGCTATGAAATACATGCATAAGACAGGCGTCTTTTTTCATCCGAAGTTCAGGAACAAGGACTGGCCCATAATCGGTGACAAGTTTCGCAATTTTCCCATGATCATGGAGCGGGAACTTTGATTGCCTTTCCTTTGTTTTCCATCTGCTATCTTGATTAAATATCCGTTGAATCATTATATGTCTTATGGTAAAAACGTGAAGACAGGCAGAAAACAGGAGAGAATAATTGGCTACAAATGAAACAAAACCAGCGGGAAGAACAGGCATCATGCAAGGAACCACTATGTCGGGTATTTTTTTTATTGTTATCATTTTATGTTCCATTCCCCATACATCCTGTGCCTTTAAACAGAAGGACCTGGATAAGCTTATGACAACAAAACAATGTGAATGGTGCGACCTGCGTAATGCTGACCTCTCCGGGGCGCAACTCTCCGGGGCGCAACTCTCCGGGGCCGCGCTCTCCAATGCCAACCTCTCCAATGCCAACCTCTCAGGCGCCAACCTCTCCAACGCCGTGCTTTCCAATGCCAACCTCTCCAACGCCGACCTCTCAGGCGCCTACATGCGCAGTACATATATGTACGGCGCTAATCTTTCGGGTGCCAACCTGAGCAAAGCCAACCTGGACAAAGCCAACCTGAGGGAGGCAGAACTATCAGGCGCCAACCTGTTTGACGTCAGTCTTTCAGAGACCATCTGGAGAAACGGATCAAGGTGCCTGGAGGGCTCAGCAGGGGGATGTAAAGGTGATCCCTCCCGTAGCAATACAACAACCGGCAAAGGTATTGGATTCTAAGGATAGATCACGAGCCGCAGGTGTATGTATGGATGAGTGACGCGGTTATGCATTATTAGAATTGTTGAGCGAGGAGGCTGCAATGTGAAATACCAAACAGGTGAGATTGGAAGGGTCATCGTGGCACAGCTTGATGATGACGACGATATACTCGAAAACCTTGTCGGTATTGCCAAACAGGAGAAGATCAAAGCAGGTATATTTTACCTTATCGGCGGCATCAAAGAAGCAAAGATTGTTGTAGGGCCAACCCAGGACGTAATGCCGCCGACGCCAAGCTGGCGGGAACTCGTGGAAAGTCATGAGACGCTGGGTATTGGTACGATATTCTGGTACAAGGACGAACCAAGATTACATTTTCATGGCGCCTATGGAAAGTGGGATACGGTAAAAGCCGGCTGTCTCAGAGAGGCCGCCAAGACGTTCCTCATCATGGAGGCGGTCATCATTGAGATCAAAGGGATCAAGGCAATACGGGACCTCGACCCGCTGTCAAACATGGTACTTCTCAGGCTATCCGGCCATTGATCCTTTTTTGAAGAGATTATCGTCTCATCGGGAGGATATCCGGTTATGATACTTTTATATACCCATGCCAGCCTCATGTGTGTCGGTTTTATGTTTCTCCTGGCCGGTTTTATCATTGTGCGCTTTATGAAAAGGAAGACCTGGTGGCTTAAGGTCCACAGGTTGTGCGGCATAACGGGCGCGTCCTGCGTTATTATGGGATTATCTGCGGTGGCGCTGGATATCTTTTTTGCAGGGGGACAGCACTTGAGAATACCGCATAGCTACATTGGAATCGTCGCCGTGGTCCTTGCCGTGGCAACCCCATTCCTCGGGTTTATGCAATTCAGGTTCAGGGAACATATTCAAGCGATTAAGGGGCTGCACATCTGGTCAGGGAGGATTACCCTCCTTCTCATGTTTATTAATATCACGCTCGGGCTTTCAATTTTATCATTTCCCGTACTTTAGCTGCAGGCAGTTCATTAATCGGAATACTTTAGAGACCGCACGGGCACCCGCATTCTCCTCTTCCCGGACAGTAATTCCATGAAAATCTTGACAATAAGCCCATCCTCTTTTATTATGTGATTTATTCTATCTGTGCGCGGCACAAGAATTCTGATAAGTGGATTTATGGTGGGACATATGAAATATTACACCTGTTTTGCTGTCATTGCGGGATTTGTCATCTCCTCTTTTGCCATGGCCGGTGAACCGGCTATCAAAACGGGGGAATCGTTAGGCCTTGAGCGCTGTATCGAGATCGCCCTCGCGCAGCATCCCTCGATCATGAGTTCCCGATATACGGTCCGCGCGAAAGAGTCACTGCTTGGACAGGCGAAGGCCCCCTACTATCCCAAGGTAGATACTCAGGCAAGCTTCAACAGATATTTTGTCGAGAAAGATACCCTTGACCCCTATTTCCCCGTGGGATTGCATAACGAGAACATAGGGAGCGCGACCCTGTCTCAGACGATCTATGATTTCGGTAAGACCCCGACAGATGTGAAAACGAAGGAGTTCGATGTTGAATCCTCCCGTTTTGACCTCGAAGATGTGACAACGACCATTGTCAATAATCTGAAAACGTCCTATTACGGGGTCCTGAAGGCAAAGCGTTCGAGAGATGTTAACCTTGAGATTGTGGAGCAATACAGGCAGCACCTCGGCCAGGCAAAGGTACTTTTCGAGGCGGGGAAAAAGCCAAAATATGACGTGACAAAGGCTGAGCTGGATCTGAGCAACGCCCGGCTTGACCTTATTACAACGGAGAATGACCTGAAGGTTGCATGGGTCAGGCTCTATAATGCGATGGGCGTGACCATAACCGACCAGTTTACTATAAACGATAACCTTTCTTTCGAAGCGTATGCAATAACCCTTGAAAGTGCGCTGGACAGGGCCTACCAGCAAAGACCGGACCTGCGGTCCCTTACCGCACAAAAGAGTTCCGCAGAGGCATCTATTGACCGTGCGAAAAGAGATTTCTTCCCAACCATATCAGGCAATGCACGGTACAATTTTCAGGGGAGCCAGTATCCCCTTGGCCAGATATGGAATGCAGGCGTGTCGATGAACATGAATATCTTTGAGGGAATGTTAACGAGGAACAAGATCGAAGAATCGATTGCCAGGACAAGATCGGTGGAAGCACAGATCGAGGCGAAAAGGCTTGATATCTTGCTTGATGTGAAACAGTCCTACCTGAACCTTCTCAAGGCGAAGGAAACGATCTCCAATACGGAGGTACAGATAAAGCAGGCAACAGAAAACCTTGACCTTGCCAATCTGCGATACTCTGCCGGCTTAGCCGACCCTCTCGAGGTCACCGATGCTACCGTTGGTTACAGCAAGGCAAAACTTGCCAACATAAGCGCGCTCTACGATTACAAGACTGCCCAGGCCAGCATCGAAAGGGCAATGGGGAACAGATGATGAAGCGTAAAAAGATCATTGTTATCATTTGTATTGTTATTGCGGTCGCGGTTGTCTATGGTTACCTGTCCCGGAAGAAACCGCCGCCTCCTGCCCGCCAGGGTGTGCCTGTACTGGTTGGGAAGGCCGTGCAAAAGACCATGCCTGTCATCATAGAGGCGATCGGGACAGTCGAAGCGTACAACTCGGTCACGGTATACGCGCGGATTGTAGGTCAGCTTCTCAGGATTCATTTCAAGGAAGGACAGGATGTAAAGAGGGGACAGCCCCTGTTTACGATCGATCCCGGGCCCTTTCAGGAAAAGCTGAGGATGTCCGAGGCAAAGCTTGCACAGGACATAGCCCAGCTAAAGTATAACGAGGATGAGGCGAAGCGCTATGCCTATCTCCTTGAAAAGGGCGCCGTTGCAACCTCGGACTATGAAAATAAACAGACCCTTGCCCTCACGCAGCAGGCAACGGTGAGGTCGAGCAAGGCCGACGTCGATAACGCGCGCCTTAACCTTGAGTACTGTTACATACGTTCTCCTCTTGACGGCAGGACAGGGGCTCATCTGGCCAAGGAAGGCGCAATGATCAAAGACAACGATACGAAGCTTGTCGTGGTAAACCAGATCTCGCCTATCTATGTGAAATTTTCTGTTCCGGAAAAACAGCTCCCCGAGATCAGGAAGTATATGACATCTGGCGTACTGAAAGTAAAAGTGAATCCCCAGGGTACACAGGGCGCCCCTGTCGAGGGAAAACTCACATTCGTTGACAATACCGTGGACACAACCACCGGCATGATCCTCCTCAAAGCGGAGTTCAGGAACAGTGATAGACTTCTCTGGCCCGGACAGTTCGTCAACGTTGTCCTCAATCTCACGGAGGAGCAGAATGCCGTTGTTGTTCCGGCAAAGGCTGTACAGATCGGGCAGAAGGGGAATTTTGTCTTTGTTGTAAGACCCGATAAGAAAGCGGAGTTCAGGAACATTACTGTTGCAAGGACGATCGGCGAGGAGACTGTTGTATCGAAAGGGGTCAACGCAGGAGAAACGGTTGTGACCGATGGTCACCTGAAACTGAAAGACGGTTTTCCTGTTGAGATACGGGAATCGCTGACGTCGGGAAACGCAGGGACACCCGCAAAACCGGCAGACGCCGGTGAACAGAAAACGGGCTCCCCGGGTACTAAAAAGTGAACATCTCCGCGTTATGGATAAAAAGACCGGTCATGACGATCCTGGTCATGTTCGGTCTCCTTTTCTTCGGTATCACAAGCTTTCAGGACCTGCCGATCAATAACCTTCCTGCCGTTGATTTTCCTACCATCCAGGTCACGG encodes:
- a CDS encoding pentapeptide repeat-containing protein, translating into MATNETKPAGRTGIMQGTTMSGIFFIVIILCSIPHTSCAFKQKDLDKLMTTKQCEWCDLRNADLSGAQLSGAQLSGAALSNANLSNANLSGANLSNAVLSNANLSNADLSGAYMRSTYMYGANLSGANLSKANLDKANLREAELSGANLFDVSLSETIWRNGSRCLEGSAGGCKGDPSRSNTTTGKGIGF
- a CDS encoding DNA-binding protein, translating into MKYQTGEIGRVIVAQLDDDDDILENLVGIAKQEKIKAGIFYLIGGIKEAKIVVGPTQDVMPPTPSWRELVESHETLGIGTIFWYKDEPRLHFHGAYGKWDTVKAGCLREAAKTFLIMEAVIIEIKGIKAIRDLDPLSNMVLLRLSGH
- a CDS encoding TolC family protein; its protein translation is MKYYTCFAVIAGFVISSFAMAGEPAIKTGESLGLERCIEIALAQHPSIMSSRYTVRAKESLLGQAKAPYYPKVDTQASFNRYFVEKDTLDPYFPVGLHNENIGSATLSQTIYDFGKTPTDVKTKEFDVESSRFDLEDVTTTIVNNLKTSYYGVLKAKRSRDVNLEIVEQYRQHLGQAKVLFEAGKKPKYDVTKAELDLSNARLDLITTENDLKVAWVRLYNAMGVTITDQFTINDNLSFEAYAITLESALDRAYQQRPDLRSLTAQKSSAEASIDRAKRDFFPTISGNARYNFQGSQYPLGQIWNAGVSMNMNIFEGMLTRNKIEESIARTRSVEAQIEAKRLDILLDVKQSYLNLLKAKETISNTEVQIKQATENLDLANLRYSAGLADPLEVTDATVGYSKAKLANISALYDYKTAQASIERAMGNR
- a CDS encoding efflux RND transporter periplasmic adaptor subunit, which translates into the protein MMKRKKIIVIICIVIAVAVVYGYLSRKKPPPPARQGVPVLVGKAVQKTMPVIIEAIGTVEAYNSVTVYARIVGQLLRIHFKEGQDVKRGQPLFTIDPGPFQEKLRMSEAKLAQDIAQLKYNEDEAKRYAYLLEKGAVATSDYENKQTLALTQQATVRSSKADVDNARLNLEYCYIRSPLDGRTGAHLAKEGAMIKDNDTKLVVVNQISPIYVKFSVPEKQLPEIRKYMTSGVLKVKVNPQGTQGAPVEGKLTFVDNTVDTTTGMILLKAEFRNSDRLLWPGQFVNVVLNLTEEQNAVVVPAKAVQIGQKGNFVFVVRPDKKAEFRNITVARTIGEETVVSKGVNAGETVVTDGHLKLKDGFPVEIRESLTSGNAGTPAKPADAGEQKTGSPGTKK